ATGGCCCCTAGAATTACTGTTCATGACAGGAAGTGGACTGATGGCAGCATCCCATTCAACTGCGTCTCTGATAACCTCGCAAGGCTTGGGAAGGTATACATAGCTGCTGTCATCCAAAACATCTCTAGATTTCCACAATTCGGTTTATGGTCTCTGTGTTCTTGAGTTCTTATGTGCTGCTCCATAGATTTCCACAATTCGGTTTATGGTCTCTGTGTTCTTGAGTTCTTATATGCTGTTGGAACATGCAGGAGGCTCTTCAAAGAAGAAGCATTGCCTCCGTAGCTGCAGCTGAGGCTTTGGAAGAGGCCTTGGTCACTGAATCCGTCGTCAGGAGTCTAAGGTGACCATTTCTGGGTATCTTAATGCTGAAAAGGAGACCAATTATGTTTTGTGATCGACTAAATCCACTGCTAATTATTTCTTCTTCAGCATGTTTTCTGAACTCTGTTCACTGTCCAAGACCAGCAACCCCGTGCCAACTATCGACCGATTTCTATCCATCTACGATGATGTTTTGAAGTGCAGCACCGTCGCCGAGTCTCTGTGTGCCAACCGCAATGGTGGTGATGGACTGAAGGACGCAACACTAAACGAGCGGAGCAGACTGGCTTCTCTCTGGGTTGAGGCAGCCTTAGCCACAGACCTTGAAGTCATCCACTTGCTAAACAACGCGCGCCTGCCGAAGCATAAGGCCTCAGAGAAACAAGTAGATCCTCCAAGAACAAGCCTGTCGAAGAGGCAATCCTTTGGAACTCCTGCAAAGAGCCACCAGTACAAGGTTCTTCCTTGTTCCACATCTAACACCTGGACGAGAGGCCATGGCGTGAGTGAAACAGCGGACCTCGGCAGAGCCCTCAGACACGAAATGCAGATTTGGTTTCTGAGGTTCGTGGAGGTAGCAATCGATGGTGGATTCCGTTTGTTTGGCGAGACCACGGACAATGCTCGGGAGGCTAATCGCAAGGACAGCAGCAAAGTAGCAGCAGTTCTGTCGCAGCTGAAGCGGATCAATGATTGGCTGGACGGGGTAGGAAGAACAGCTGAAGGAGGGGAGACTCTGAGGGAGAAGATCGAGCGGCTGAAGCGCAAGATCTATGGGTTTGTCATCGCTCACGTTGGATCTGCATTCGACACCTCCATCTCACTTACAAAGGTGTGACCTTGGGACTTGGATTATGATGTATAATCTTGAGACTCTCTTGATGTTAATGGTTAATTATTTCGGAGTTAATTCAATATTATTAATTTAGTGTGGTGGGTGCAATCCTTTTCTCATTTCGTGATGTCTCAGAGAAATGTGACATGGACACATTGGTTTAGTATAATGGTCATAAAGTTGTGCAAGAAAGATGAGTGGCCAACCGATTGGGTTAATTTAACGTTTGTAACTGTTGGATGATATGATATTAATGCATATTATAAAGTCTAGACTTAGCAAATTTAATGTGTAAtgtcttaattatatttaaattaaatgcTTTTGAATTGTTCTTAAAATGTTAGGTGAATTCTTGAAAAATGTTTATAAgtttgaggatttttctaataactcaattttgaaaaattcttaatCATCATTTTATCCTTATCATTATTGGATTCACTGTTGCCTCTCATTGTGCATCATCATCGCCTTCCACCATCATTCATACGCTCTTATCTgacttaaaaatattatagataCAAGAATGGATGTCCATGCTAGCCCTGTCGAATCCTAGGGCATCATACATGGGAATAAAGGAAGTCAATGGGGTTAGTTTGTTTGTAGAGATATCAACATGGACAGCCCACACACAAAGGAGGTGGTCGACAGGGCTAACTTGTACATAAAAGATATAAGCAACTAAGGGAGGAGGGCAGTTGGCAAAACATAGAGCCATGAGCGATAAAGATAGGATagtcataaaaaaaattacttttgaAAAAATTTAAAAGCGTGGGTGTTGTatgaaaaattttcaaactttaaatttttttaaaattcaacctaaaatatttaaaatctaaTACAAGTGACTAATTTCTTTCTTCCTTCAATTGACATTTTTATGGAAACTAAACAAGAAATAACAGCAGAAAAAACTTAAAAttagtattattttattataaatgtaTGTCTATTTGAGGTTGTTGGCAGCTCAAGTCATTAATACCACAACCACATCCGTCCCCCTTACTCACCCCATCACTATTGactcacactctctctctctctctctctctcgtctacgATGAAGGAATCCGGTGGCTTAGAGCAACGCAGGCGCCGCCGACGTTGGTTCTGCTGCGTTCTCTGcatcctcgtcctcgtcctcctagTCGTCACGGCCGTCGTCCTCGCACTCACCGTCTTCAAGATCCGCGACCCGACGGGTGAGCTCGTCTCCGTCACGGTCTCCGGTGTCTCTCCCCGCGTCGATCTCCCCGCCCTGCGCGTGGAGCTCAACGTGACCCTCGACCTGGCGGTGCGCGTCCACAACCACAACTACGCATCCTTCACCCACGCCCCCGGCGGCCGCACCAGCCTTCTGTACCGCGGAACCCAGGTCGGGGAGGCCGACGTGGCGCCCGGCCGGATCCCGTCTCGGGGGTCGGAGCTCCTCCGGCTCACCCTGGCGGTGGAGGTGGACCGGATCGTGGCGGAGCTGGGCAGCCTTCTGTCGGACGTCGTCGCGGGGGCGGTGGCATTCGACACGGTGACGAGGCTGCCGGGTCGGGTCACCCTCCTGGGGTTCATAAAGCGCCACGCAGTGGCCACCTCCGACTGCCACGTGGTCATCGGCGTCTCCGACCTCAGCGTGCGCAGCCAGGATTGTACGTATAAGACAAACCTCTAACCTCACGGGGGGTGAGGGGAAGCCGGTGCTATCATCTTGCTGTCCATGTATTAGGTATGGATATAGATACGAGTCGTGTACGTATACAGTCGACATTTGTTCATGATATTTCTATTAAAAACTTTCGGATGAATTTTATTTGCTTGACGGATAATAATTCGACATGAAAATAATTAGTAGATAGTGTTTCTATTATCTATGTGATTTAGAGGATACATATAAATAGCGAAGACGAATTTTGATCCATGCAACCTGGCCTTGACCGACAACAACCAACAGCAGCTATAGATATAGATCAAAGTAAAACAACGAAGAGTGCTCACGTACGATGAAAATATAAATAGGAATaatctttatatatgaacaaatattagtaAACCATAATACGCaacgaaattaaataaaattataatcaaatagaacatcaagatatacgtgtaaaatccctccaatgtgaagggtaaaaaccacgggacaaaatagagataatccactatgagaataataaatatacaaatctcaatctcttgtcctaaac
Above is a genomic segment from Musa acuminata AAA Group cultivar baxijiao chromosome BXJ3-4, Cavendish_Baxijiao_AAA, whole genome shotgun sequence containing:
- the LOC103981098 gene encoding uncharacterized protein LOC103981098; the protein is MKESGGLEQRRRRRRWFCCVLCILVLVLLVVTAVVLALTVFKIRDPTGELVSVTVSGVSPRVDLPALRVELNVTLDLAVRVHNHNYASFTHAPGGRTSLLYRGTQVGEADVAPGRIPSRGSELLRLTLAVEVDRIVAELGSLLSDVVAGAVAFDTVTRLPGRVTLLGFIKRHAVATSDCHVVIGVSDLSVRSQDCTYKTNL